One Methanoculleus sp. 7T genomic window carries:
- a CDS encoding ATP-binding cassette domain-containing protein produces the protein MPPVIVADRLEKRFGNVRAVRGITFAVEEGEAFGFLGPNGAGKTTTMRMVQRVSPRTGGRLEVFGMDPALRAR, from the coding sequence ATGCCCCCTGTTATCGTTGCGGATAGGCTGGAAAAACGCTTCGGGAACGTCAGGGCCGTCCGCGGGATCACCTTTGCCGTCGAGGAAGGCGAAGCCTTCGGCTTCCTCGGACCGAACGGCGCCGGCAAGACCACCACCATGCGCATGGTCCAGCGCGTCTCGCCGCGGACAGGAGGCAGACTCGAAGTCTTCGGCATGGACCCCGCCCTCCGCGCCCG